In one window of Candidatus Kinetoplastibacterium blastocrithidii (ex Strigomonas culicis) DNA:
- the serS gene encoding serine--tRNA ligase, translating to MLDTSLLRKELDQIADLLKTRGFFLDSSKFEYLDSCRKNIQQETEILQSKRNHLARQVGQLKAKGLDVGDLIIESQVIPVALKNLEDKLSSLNKDINDFLYSIPNIPHKSVPIGLNSSDNTEIRRWLPNGVSINNEPNPFSFIPKDHVVLGESLGLDLDLASRMTGSRFSFMKGKIALLHRALSQFMLDLHTKNHGYEECYTPCIVNSNTLFGSGQLPKFKEDMFSVRQGEFKQNDNVDNNDSNDDQYLISTSEITLVSTVSGSIIPVDSLPIKLTACTPCFRSEAGSGGRDVRGLIRQHQFDKVELVQIVHPDFSYDALEEVLGHAELVLRSLNIPYRVVLLCSGDMGFCSSKTYDLEVWLPSQSNWREISSVSNCEAFQARRMKARFRDKNGNTSYLHTINGSGLAIGRTLVAILENYQQSDGSVIVPSVLRSYMGGMEIMEPSC from the coding sequence ATGTTAGATACAAGTCTTTTACGTAAAGAATTAGATCAGATAGCTGATTTATTAAAAACACGTGGTTTTTTTCTGGATTCTTCAAAGTTTGAATATTTAGATAGTTGTCGAAAAAATATACAACAAGAAACAGAGATATTACAGTCTAAAAGAAATCATTTGGCAAGGCAGGTTGGTCAGCTTAAAGCTAAAGGATTAGATGTTGGGGATCTGATTATTGAATCCCAAGTCATACCGGTTGCTCTTAAAAATCTTGAGGACAAATTATCTTCTTTAAATAAAGATATAAATGATTTCTTATATTCTATACCTAATATCCCTCATAAAAGCGTCCCTATAGGATTAAATTCTTCAGATAATACTGAGATTAGAAGATGGCTTCCTAATGGAGTGTCTATTAATAATGAGCCAAATCCTTTCAGTTTTATTCCTAAAGATCATGTGGTTTTAGGGGAGTCTCTTGGTTTAGATCTTGATTTGGCCTCAAGAATGACTGGTTCTCGTTTTTCATTTATGAAGGGAAAGATAGCATTATTGCATAGAGCTCTGTCTCAATTCATGTTAGATCTTCATACTAAGAATCATGGATATGAAGAATGCTATACCCCATGTATAGTCAATTCGAATACTCTTTTTGGAAGTGGTCAATTGCCAAAATTCAAGGAAGACATGTTTTCAGTGCGGCAAGGAGAATTTAAGCAAAATGACAATGTAGATAATAATGATTCTAATGATGATCAGTATCTTATATCAACATCAGAGATAACATTAGTTAGCACTGTTTCTGGATCTATAATACCAGTGGATAGTCTCCCGATTAAGCTAACTGCATGCACCCCATGCTTTAGATCAGAAGCAGGCAGTGGTGGGCGTGATGTTAGAGGTCTGATTCGTCAGCATCAGTTTGATAAAGTTGAGTTGGTGCAAATAGTTCACCCAGACTTTTCATATGATGCTTTAGAGGAGGTATTAGGGCATGCTGAACTGGTTTTGCGGTCATTAAATATTCCATATAGAGTAGTCTTGCTTTGTTCTGGCGATATGGGGTTTTGTTCTTCAAAAACATATGATTTAGAAGTTTGGTTGCCTTCACAAAGTAACTGGAGAGAGATTTCATCTGTTTCAAACTGTGAAGCATTCCAAGCGAGAAGAATGAAAGCTCGTTTTCGTGATAAAAATGGAAATACCAGCTATTTGCATACTATAAATGGATCTGGTTTAGCCATTGGAAGAACTCTAGTTGCTATTCTTGAAAATTACCAGCAATCAGATGGTAGTGTAATTGTTCCAAGTGTCTTACGGTCATATATGGGTGGCATGGAAATAATGGAGCCATCATGCTAG
- a CDS encoding YaaA family protein — protein sequence MLLLISPSKSLNLTNTTSMIKWNTRPFFFKESLMLVKELRERSLIELSDILKIKVNLARSVFAYYSNWNALSEFHALSIFKGSVYRALNISNFNLEDFFWAQDHLLILSGLFGILRPLDFIKPYRLEMSSKIQILDFKNLYAFWSSAITDFINNEIKKKKLNFLVNLSSNEYFNAIDLNKVNASIVNCVFQEYKIDRWKIIGVNAKMLRGLMARYVITNKIGSINDLKKFSYDGYEYDDIASNNECLFFRKK from the coding sequence TTGTTATTGCTGATTTCCCCTTCTAAGTCCCTTAATCTAACTAATACTACTTCCATGATAAAGTGGAATACAAGGCCATTTTTCTTTAAAGAAAGTCTTATGTTAGTAAAAGAATTAAGAGAAAGATCTTTGATTGAGTTGTCTGATATTTTGAAAATAAAAGTGAATTTGGCTAGATCTGTTTTTGCTTATTATTCAAATTGGAATGCATTATCAGAATTCCATGCATTATCTATCTTTAAGGGGAGTGTTTATAGGGCTCTGAATATATCTAATTTTAACTTGGAAGATTTCTTTTGGGCTCAAGATCATTTGTTAATTTTAAGTGGATTGTTTGGTATTTTACGTCCTTTAGACTTTATAAAGCCATATAGATTAGAAATGAGCTCAAAAATACAAATTTTAGATTTTAAGAATCTGTATGCATTCTGGAGTAGTGCTATTACAGATTTTATTAATAACGAAATAAAAAAGAAGAAGCTAAACTTCTTAGTAAATTTATCATCTAATGAGTATTTTAATGCTATAGATCTAAACAAAGTTAATGCTAGTATAGTTAATTGTGTATTTCAAGAATATAAAATCGACAGATGGAAAATTATTGGAGTTAATGCGAAAATGCTAAGAGGCCTTATGGCTAGATATGTTATAACTAATAAGATAGGGAGCATCAATGATTTAAAAAAATTCTCTTATGATGGCTACGAATACGATGATATCGCTTCTAATAATGAATGTTTATTTTTTAGAAAAAAATAG
- the rpsO gene encoding 30S ribosomal protein S15, which produces MSVSDIKKSDIVSQFQRSSSDTGSPEVQVALLTARINELTHHFKKHIKDHHSRRGLLKMVSRRRKLLVYLKDRNPDSYRSLIDRLSLRK; this is translated from the coding sequence ATGTCTGTATCAGATATAAAAAAGAGCGATATAGTATCTCAATTTCAGCGTAGCAGCAGTGATACTGGCTCCCCAGAAGTTCAAGTTGCTCTATTAACGGCTCGCATTAATGAGCTAACACATCATTTTAAAAAACATATTAAGGATCACCATTCGCGTCGTGGTTTGTTAAAAATGGTTAGTAGACGTAGGAAGTTATTAGTTTATTTAAAAGACCGTAATCCTGATTCATATCGATCTTTAATAGACAGGTTAAGTTTGCGTAAATAA
- the ilvN gene encoding acetolactate synthase small subunit, which yields MKHVISVLMENEPGALSRVVGLFSARGYNIESLTVAPTEDSTLSRLTVVTIGSDDIIEQITKHLNRLVDVVKVVDFKDGAQIERELLLIKVRSVGKEREEMKRMVDIFRGHIIDVTYKSYTIELAGTQSKIQAFIDSLDRSAILETVRTGLSGIGRGERILKA from the coding sequence ATGAAACATGTTATTTCTGTGCTTATGGAGAATGAGCCTGGCGCGTTGTCCCGTGTAGTTGGTTTGTTTTCAGCTAGAGGGTATAATATTGAGTCTCTTACTGTTGCTCCTACTGAAGATTCCACATTATCTCGTTTAACAGTTGTTACTATTGGATCTGATGATATTATTGAGCAAATAACTAAACATTTGAATAGGTTAGTAGATGTTGTTAAGGTAGTTGATTTTAAGGATGGTGCTCAGATTGAAAGAGAATTGCTCCTCATAAAGGTTCGTTCGGTTGGTAAGGAACGTGAGGAAATGAAAAGAATGGTTGATATTTTTCGCGGGCATATTATTGATGTTACTTATAAATCATATACAATTGAGCTCGCAGGCACACAGAGTAAAATACAAGCTTTTATAGATAGTTTAGATCGTAGTGCTATTTTAGAGACGGTGCGTACTGGTCTATCTGGAATAGGTCGAGGGGAAAGAATCCTAAAAGCATAG
- the ilvC gene encoding ketol-acid reductoisomerase yields the protein MKVFYDKDCDLSLLKGKTVTILGYGSQGHAHALNLHDSGINVVVGLRKNGSSWNKAVNAGLQVKEVIDAVKSADIVMMLLPDENIASVYNDAVHSNIKSGAVLAFAHGFNVHYGQVIPRDDIDVIMVAPKAPGHTVRGTYRNGGGVPHLIAVYQNKSGVARDMALSYASANGGGRAGIIETTFREETETDLFGEQAVLCGGTVELIKAGFSTLVEAGYAPEMAYFECLHELKLIVDLIYEGGIANMNYSVSNNAEFGEYEIGPKVVTDDTRRAMRQCLNDIQTGEYAKKFILENQAGAPTLISRRRINSESQIEQVGAKLRSMMPWITANKLVDKTKN from the coding sequence ATGAAAGTTTTTTATGATAAAGATTGTGATTTATCGTTGCTAAAAGGTAAAACTGTAACTATATTGGGTTATGGTTCACAAGGGCATGCACATGCTCTTAATTTGCATGATTCTGGTATTAATGTAGTTGTAGGTCTTCGAAAAAATGGGTCTTCTTGGAACAAGGCTGTAAATGCTGGGTTGCAGGTTAAAGAAGTGATTGATGCAGTAAAGTCAGCAGATATCGTTATGATGTTGCTTCCAGATGAAAATATAGCTTCTGTTTATAACGATGCAGTGCATTCAAACATTAAGAGTGGGGCTGTATTGGCTTTTGCTCATGGTTTTAATGTTCATTATGGCCAAGTTATACCTCGTGATGATATAGATGTTATTATGGTTGCTCCTAAAGCTCCAGGACATACTGTTCGTGGAACATATAGAAATGGTGGTGGGGTGCCACATTTAATTGCTGTTTACCAGAATAAATCAGGTGTTGCTCGTGATATGGCATTATCATATGCAAGTGCTAATGGAGGTGGAAGAGCTGGAATAATAGAAACCACATTCCGTGAAGAGACAGAGACTGATTTGTTTGGTGAGCAGGCTGTTCTATGCGGCGGTACAGTAGAATTGATAAAGGCTGGTTTTAGTACTCTGGTAGAAGCTGGTTATGCTCCAGAAATGGCTTACTTTGAATGTCTCCATGAGCTCAAGCTTATAGTAGATTTGATTTATGAGGGCGGCATAGCAAATATGAATTACTCTGTATCTAATAATGCTGAATTTGGTGAATATGAAATAGGTCCTAAGGTAGTTACTGATGATACTCGTAGAGCTATGCGTCAATGCTTAAATGATATCCAAACTGGAGAGTATGCAAAGAAATTTATTCTAGAGAACCAAGCTGGCGCTCCAACATTGATATCTCGTCGCCGTATTAATTCAGAATCTCAAATCGAACAGGTTGGTGCGAAATTGAGATCTATGATGCCTTGGATTACAGCTAATAAATTAGTAGACAAAACCAAGAACTAG
- a CDS encoding LolA family protein, which produces MNNLIRFLCVFTIIFCCHAKSENTDNRLDFLKEVRSFSCEFRQSILDPQGIVKSSQNGFLRFKKPGKFRWEIVSNSRQLVVSDGEKIYQYDSDLCQAIARNIDETPLSFFMDMLSSDNLEEFVDIKYSYNRDDLYWLSATTNNLSSGFRVIDFGFDDRFISKIHLFDVFDQKFVIDLSNILINDDLSEDLFSFILPPNVDLLDM; this is translated from the coding sequence ATGAATAATTTAATTAGATTTTTATGTGTTTTTACTATCATTTTTTGCTGTCATGCAAAATCTGAGAATACAGACAACAGATTAGATTTTCTAAAGGAAGTAAGAAGTTTTTCATGTGAGTTTAGACAGTCTATATTAGACCCTCAAGGTATTGTCAAGTCTTCACAAAATGGATTTTTAAGATTTAAAAAGCCAGGAAAATTTAGATGGGAGATTGTCAGTAATAGTAGGCAATTAGTTGTATCTGACGGCGAAAAGATATACCAGTATGATTCTGATTTATGTCAGGCAATAGCAAGAAATATTGATGAAACGCCCTTATCTTTTTTTATGGACATGCTGTCTTCTGACAATTTAGAAGAATTTGTTGATATTAAATATTCTTATAATCGTGATGATTTGTATTGGTTGTCGGCGACAACTAATAATTTGAGTAGTGGTTTTAGGGTTATAGATTTCGGCTTTGATGATAGATTTATATCCAAGATCCATTTATTTGATGTTTTTGATCAGAAATTTGTAATAGATTTATCTAATATATTGATTAATGATGATTTATCAGAGGATTTATTTAGTTTTATTCTCCCTCCAAATGTAGATTTGCTTGATATGTAG
- a CDS encoding replication-associated recombination protein A yields MNFDASYFNQSGNKCIPLAERLRPKNLDDVIGQSHLIGINKPIRIAIDSGKLHSMIMWGPPGAGKTTIARLFSNDIDFEFLSISAVLSGVKDIRDAIVFAKNAQLNGKKTILFIDEIHGFNRSQQDAFLPHVENGLLILIGATTENPSFEINSSLLSRVKVYILNHLSKEDLSMLLSRAIIILNKEYAEHKNIYIDENACLNIISMADGDARRVINLTEIVFESALVSKINLITSSWLKANFSRDCRMFDKGGGFFYDQVSALHKSIRGSDPNAALYWLASLLTSGADPMYIARRLMRIAVEDIGMADPRAIDFSANCGRIYQCLGSPEGELALANAVVYMSCAAKSNSVYNAFNLACNYVKTDSSRAVPGHLRNSSKEFTRKSGVYREYKYAHEFPNAYVPSEDYFPDEVKEQFYFPTDYGLEHKIKQKIAFLKRLDIEENSK; encoded by the coding sequence ATGAATTTTGATGCAAGTTATTTCAATCAATCTGGCAATAAATGCATTCCTTTAGCTGAAAGGCTGAGGCCAAAAAATTTAGATGATGTTATCGGTCAATCTCATCTTATAGGGATAAACAAGCCAATAAGAATCGCAATAGATAGTGGAAAATTGCACTCGATGATAATGTGGGGGCCTCCAGGAGCAGGAAAAACTACTATAGCAAGATTGTTCTCTAATGATATTGATTTTGAGTTTTTATCAATATCTGCCGTCCTCAGCGGAGTTAAAGATATAAGAGATGCTATTGTTTTTGCAAAGAATGCACAGCTTAATGGCAAGAAGACTATTTTATTTATAGACGAGATACATGGTTTTAATAGATCTCAGCAAGATGCATTTCTCCCACATGTAGAAAATGGTTTGTTAATTCTTATAGGGGCTACTACTGAGAATCCTTCTTTTGAGATTAATTCTTCTTTATTGTCAAGAGTAAAGGTCTATATTTTAAATCATCTTAGTAAAGAAGATTTATCTATGCTTTTATCTAGGGCCATTATAATTTTGAATAAAGAATACGCAGAACACAAGAATATTTATATTGATGAAAATGCTTGTTTGAATATTATATCGATGGCAGATGGAGACGCTAGACGTGTTATAAATCTGACTGAGATTGTTTTTGAGTCAGCTTTAGTTTCTAAAATCAATTTAATAACCTCATCTTGGTTAAAGGCTAACTTTTCAAGAGATTGTAGAATGTTCGACAAAGGTGGTGGCTTTTTTTACGATCAAGTTAGCGCTTTACATAAGTCTATAAGAGGATCGGATCCAAATGCAGCATTGTATTGGCTAGCTAGTTTATTAACATCCGGAGCGGATCCAATGTATATAGCTAGGCGTTTAATGCGTATTGCTGTAGAGGATATAGGCATGGCAGATCCTAGAGCAATTGATTTTAGTGCAAATTGTGGAAGAATATATCAGTGCCTAGGCTCACCTGAGGGTGAGCTTGCATTAGCAAATGCTGTTGTTTATATGTCTTGTGCTGCTAAATCAAATTCTGTATATAATGCTTTTAACTTAGCATGCAACTACGTTAAGACTGATTCTAGTAGGGCTGTTCCTGGCCACCTGCGCAATTCTTCAAAAGAGTTTACAAGAAAATCGGGGGTTTATAGAGAATACAAGTATGCCCATGAATTTCCTAATGCTTATGTTCCATCAGAAGATTATTTTCCAGATGAAGTTAAGGAGCAATTTTACTTTCCAACTGATTATGGTTTAGAGCATAAGATAAAACAAAAAATTGCTTTCTTAAAGAGATTGGATATAGAAGAAAATAGTAAGTAA
- the pnp gene encoding polyribonucleotide nucleotidyltransferase: MFNKMTKTFQYGQHKVTIETGEIARQASGSVLVSMGDTVILATVVASREVKDGQSFFPLTVDYIEKSYAAGKIPGGFFKREGKSSEKEILISRLIDRPLRPLFPDGFYNDVHVVVHVLSVDPDIDPDIPSIIGSAAALSLSGVPFHGPIGAARVGFIDGMYVLNPTKTQIKSSELDLIVAGTVDAVLMVESSANELSEDSILDAIMFGHKNMQIVIDNINDLVSLAGKDSIEWIPAVKDSSLISYISKIALEKLSLAYSYREKKERHLKLEEIRSFVKSSIRNDYVHSRNTIPGDTEIDGLLFDLESKIVREKILNGEPRIDGRDTRTVRPIDIKLGILPRAHGSALFTRGETQALVVVALGTKQDEQIIESLNEEYRDRFIFHYNMPPFATGEIGRIGVPKRREIGHGCLAKRALLSSLPDPKEFQYTIRLVSEITESNGSSSMASVCGGSLAMMDAGVPFRNHVAGVAMGLILEDSKFAILTDILGDEDHLGDMDFKVAGTVNGITALQMDIKIHGITRDIMKIALDQAKDGRFHILSKMKDSINSSRAELSSFSPKVLSIRINPEKIRDIIGKGGATIRCITEETSTQIDISDDGLVTISGVNENDVQEAQNRITELTAEVEIGGVYEGKVNRILDFGAIVQLFPGKDGLLHISEIANHRIQNINEVLSAGQRIKVKVIESDDKGRLRLSAKSLNDFE, translated from the coding sequence ATGTTTAATAAAATGACTAAAACATTCCAATATGGACAACATAAAGTTACCATTGAGACTGGCGAGATAGCTCGACAAGCATCTGGATCTGTATTGGTTTCGATGGGTGATACTGTAATTCTAGCTACTGTTGTTGCTAGTAGAGAAGTTAAGGATGGGCAAAGTTTTTTCCCATTAACTGTGGACTATATTGAAAAATCTTATGCTGCTGGAAAAATTCCAGGAGGTTTCTTTAAAAGAGAAGGAAAGTCATCAGAAAAGGAGATATTGATCTCAAGATTGATTGATAGGCCGCTAAGACCTTTATTCCCTGATGGTTTTTATAATGACGTACACGTTGTTGTGCATGTTTTATCGGTTGATCCTGACATAGATCCCGACATTCCTTCCATAATAGGCTCTGCTGCTGCTTTATCTCTTTCTGGTGTTCCTTTTCATGGGCCTATCGGAGCTGCTCGTGTTGGATTTATAGATGGTATGTATGTTTTAAACCCAACTAAGACTCAGATAAAGTCTTCAGAATTGGATCTAATTGTAGCAGGAACAGTAGATGCTGTTTTGATGGTCGAGTCAAGTGCTAATGAGCTTTCAGAAGATTCTATTTTAGATGCCATTATGTTTGGCCACAAAAACATGCAAATCGTCATTGATAATATTAATGATCTTGTTTCATTGGCAGGCAAAGACAGTATAGAATGGATTCCTGCGGTAAAAGATAGTAGTTTAATCTCCTATATTTCAAAAATTGCTTTAGAAAAATTATCATTAGCTTATAGTTATCGCGAAAAGAAAGAAAGACATCTAAAACTAGAAGAGATAAGATCTTTCGTTAAGAGTTCTATTAGGAATGATTATGTGCATTCTAGGAATACTATCCCGGGTGATACTGAAATAGATGGCTTATTATTTGATCTAGAATCAAAGATTGTTAGAGAGAAAATATTAAATGGAGAGCCAAGAATTGATGGTAGGGATACTCGTACTGTTCGTCCTATTGATATAAAACTGGGTATTTTACCTCGTGCTCACGGTAGTGCTTTGTTTACTAGAGGGGAAACACAAGCGCTTGTTGTTGTTGCATTAGGAACAAAACAAGACGAGCAGATCATAGAATCCTTGAATGAAGAGTATCGCGATAGGTTTATATTTCACTATAATATGCCGCCTTTTGCAACAGGAGAGATTGGAAGGATAGGTGTTCCTAAAAGAAGAGAAATAGGACATGGTTGTTTAGCAAAAAGAGCCTTATTGTCTTCTTTGCCTGATCCCAAGGAGTTTCAGTACACAATAAGATTGGTGTCTGAGATAACTGAATCTAATGGATCATCATCTATGGCTTCAGTGTGTGGTGGATCCCTAGCTATGATGGATGCTGGAGTGCCTTTTAGAAATCATGTTGCTGGGGTAGCGATGGGTCTTATACTAGAGGATAGTAAATTCGCTATACTGACAGATATTCTAGGTGATGAGGATCATCTTGGTGATATGGATTTTAAAGTTGCAGGAACAGTAAATGGTATTACTGCACTACAGATGGATATTAAAATTCATGGAATTACCAGGGATATTATGAAAATAGCTTTAGATCAGGCCAAGGATGGCAGATTCCATATCCTAAGTAAAATGAAAGATAGCATCAATTCTTCTCGCGCTGAACTATCTTCTTTTTCTCCTAAAGTTTTGAGTATTCGCATTAATCCAGAGAAAATTAGAGATATTATAGGTAAGGGTGGAGCAACAATACGTTGTATAACTGAAGAAACTTCTACGCAGATTGATATTTCTGATGATGGTTTGGTTACTATATCTGGAGTTAATGAAAATGATGTTCAAGAGGCTCAAAATAGGATAACTGAGTTAACAGCAGAAGTGGAGATAGGTGGAGTTTACGAAGGCAAGGTTAATCGCATATTAGATTTTGGTGCTATAGTACAACTTTTCCCTGGAAAAGATGGCCTTTTGCATATTTCAGAAATAGCAAATCATCGCATTCAAAATATAAATGAAGTATTATCT
- the ilvB gene encoding biosynthetic-type acetolactate synthase large subunit, protein MEMNGADVLVHCLAEHGVEHVFGYPGGAVLYIYDAIFKQDKFQHILVRHEQAAVHAADAYSRSSQKIGVCIVTSGPGATNAITGIATAYMDSIPMIIISGQVSSEVIGEDAFQECDTIGITRPCVKHNFLVRDVKNLADTIRRAFYIATTGRPGPVLIDIPKNITAARCKYSPSKEAVLMRSYAPVIKGHQGQVRKAAQILLSAERPIVYIGGGVVLSNASSELRDLLLKLGAPCVNTLMGLGAVAFDDPQCLGMPGMHGSYEANFALQNSDVVLAVGTRFDDRVVGNVKHFNQNSRKIIHIDIDPSSISKRVRVDVPIVGDVKDVLVNIIEQVDYLRSIAAKQASTKKWWDQIKEWRAKNSKKYSNSDNVIKPQFVIEKLWEVTGGNAIVTSDVGQHQMWTAQYYGFRSPRRWINSGGLGTMGVGLPYAMGVQKANPNVDIAVVTGEASIQMNIQEMSTCLQYNLTPKIICLNNRFLGMVRQWQEIDYGSRYSQSYMESLPDFVKLAESYGHIGIRIEKPSDIEPALREAFTKHRDRLVFMDFITDRTENVWPMVKAGRGLTEMLLGPEDL, encoded by the coding sequence ATGGAAATGAATGGAGCTGATGTACTTGTACATTGTTTGGCAGAGCATGGAGTTGAACATGTTTTTGGTTATCCAGGCGGAGCAGTTTTGTACATTTATGATGCGATTTTTAAACAGGATAAATTTCAACATATTCTCGTAAGGCACGAGCAAGCTGCGGTTCATGCTGCTGATGCTTACTCTAGGTCGTCTCAGAAAATTGGCGTCTGTATTGTTACCAGTGGCCCAGGAGCCACTAATGCTATCACGGGGATAGCAACGGCATATATGGATTCTATTCCAATGATCATTATTAGCGGACAGGTTTCTAGTGAAGTGATTGGAGAGGATGCTTTTCAGGAATGTGATACTATAGGCATTACTCGTCCTTGTGTCAAACATAATTTTTTAGTTAGAGATGTAAAAAATCTTGCTGATACTATACGACGTGCTTTCTATATAGCAACAACGGGTAGACCTGGCCCAGTATTAATAGATATTCCTAAAAATATTACTGCAGCAAGGTGCAAGTATTCTCCTTCTAAAGAAGCAGTTTTAATGCGATCTTATGCTCCTGTAATTAAGGGTCATCAAGGTCAAGTAAGAAAGGCAGCTCAGATACTCCTTTCGGCTGAGCGTCCCATAGTATACATTGGTGGAGGGGTGGTTCTATCTAATGCATCCAGTGAACTTAGGGACTTGTTGCTAAAGTTGGGGGCGCCTTGTGTTAACACTTTGATGGGTTTAGGGGCAGTGGCTTTTGATGATCCACAGTGTCTCGGTATGCCTGGCATGCATGGTTCTTATGAGGCCAATTTTGCACTACAGAATAGTGACGTTGTTCTTGCTGTTGGAACGCGTTTTGATGATAGAGTTGTTGGTAATGTAAAACATTTCAATCAAAACTCTAGGAAAATAATTCATATAGACATAGATCCATCTTCTATTTCTAAACGCGTTAGAGTTGACGTTCCTATAGTTGGAGATGTTAAAGATGTCTTGGTTAATATCATTGAGCAAGTTGATTACCTAAGATCTATTGCTGCTAAGCAGGCATCAACTAAAAAGTGGTGGGATCAGATTAAAGAATGGCGCGCTAAAAACAGTAAGAAATATTCCAATTCTGATAATGTTATTAAGCCTCAGTTTGTGATTGAAAAATTGTGGGAGGTGACTGGTGGTAATGCTATTGTAACATCTGATGTTGGTCAGCATCAGATGTGGACGGCTCAGTATTATGGGTTTCGTAGCCCTAGACGCTGGATAAATTCTGGCGGATTGGGAACTATGGGTGTTGGTCTTCCATATGCTATGGGTGTACAAAAGGCTAACCCAAATGTTGATATAGCAGTTGTAACTGGAGAAGCATCTATTCAAATGAATATACAAGAGATGTCTACTTGTCTCCAATATAATCTAACTCCCAAAATAATTTGCCTTAATAATCGATTCTTGGGGATGGTTCGTCAGTGGCAAGAAATTGATTATGGGTCTCGATATTCACAATCATATATGGAGTCTTTACCGGACTTTGTTAAGCTTGCTGAGTCTTATGGGCATATCGGCATTCGTATTGAAAAGCCATCTGATATTGAGCCCGCATTAAGAGAAGCTTTTACTAAGCATAGGGATCGTTTAGTATTTATGGATTTTATTACTGATCGTACAGAGAATGTTTGGCCTATGGTAAAAGCTGGTCGTGGATTGACTGAAATGCTGCTCGGTCCTGAAGATTTATAG